A stretch of DNA from Bacillota bacterium:
GGGGTCACGGGTACCAACGGAAAGACCACCACCACTCACCTCATCAGCGCGATCTATGGGGCGCAGGGGGAAAAGGTGGGACTTATCGGTACCCTGTGCGCGAGGATCGGGGATGTTGTAGTTCCGGAAGAGCGCACCACGCCGGAGTCGCTGGAGTTGCAGGCGCTGTTGCGCCGGATGGCGGACGCGGGAGTGACCGTGGCGGTCATGGAGGTTTCCTCGCACGCCCTGGCACTGCAGCGCGTTGCGGGTGTCGAATACGATGTGGCGGTTTTCACCAACCTGACCCAGGACCACCTTGATTTTCACAAGGATTTGGAGGATTATTTCCGGACCAAGGAACTGCTTTTCACCGGACTGAAGGCGCCCGCCGGCAAACAGGGTTCCAAGCTGGCGGTAGTTAACGCCGACGACCGGTACGGGGTGAGGTTGGCTTCCACCAGCGGCGGCAGGGTCCTTACCTACGGTGTTGAGAACCCCGCCGGGGTGCGGGCGCGGGATATCGTTCTCAAGGAATCCGGGGCTGATTTTACGGTCGAAGGGACGTGGGGGAAAACCCCCTTGAGACTGAAGCTCGCCGGTGGATTTAACGTTTACAACGCTCTGGCGGCATTTGCGACGGGCTTTGCGGAAGGGTTCCCGCCGGGTGACGTGGCGCGGGCGCTCGAAAACGCGGGATCGGTGCCCGGGCGTTTTGAACGCGTGGATGCGGGGCAGGACTTTACGGTGGTGGTCGATTACGCGCACACGCCGGACGGATTGGAAAACGTGTTGCGAGCGGCGCGGGCTTTGGCCCGCGGCAAGGTGGTCGTGGTTTTTGGCTGTGGGGGCGACCGGGATTCGACCAAGCGTCCCTTGATGGGTGAAGC
This window harbors:
- a CDS encoding UDP-N-acetylmuramoyl-L-alanyl-D-glutamate--2,6-diaminopimelate ligase, with amino-acid sequence MTENLSKIFELDPAGLAYDSRRVEPGFVFFAIQGFQLDGHDYVGDAVQRGAAAVVVEKDIEEPAGVAVFRVPDSRAALASAAARFYGYPAQRLRMVGVTGTNGKTTTTHLISAIYGAQGEKVGLIGTLCARIGDVVVPEERTTPESLELQALLRRMADAGVTVAVMEVSSHALALQRVAGVEYDVAVFTNLTQDHLDFHKDLEDYFRTKELLFTGLKAPAGKQGSKLAVVNADDRYGVRLASTSGGRVLTYGVENPAGVRARDIVLKESGADFTVEGTWGKTPLRLKLAGGFNVYNALAAFATGFAEGFPPGDVARALENAGSVPGRFERVDAGQDFTVVVDYAHTPDGLENVLRAARALARGKVVVVFGCGGDRDSTKRPLMGEAAGRLADFAVVTSDNPRSEDPRKIIAAVETGVRSAGQTRYIIEPDRRKAIKEAFTRAQPGDIVVLAGKGHEDYQIIGTQKIPFDDRKVAVEVWQEIRIGKGRGSVVSS